Proteins from a single region of Pseudodesulfovibrio portus:
- a CDS encoding MotA/TolQ/ExbB proton channel family protein, translating into MNFLPESDILSLLMGATLAVKLVMLFLACMSLWSWTIIFFKFFSIGSARKKVMAGYEAFMDAGDLTSGLKGLGDKENSPLSRVSSLAVKEFRLLEKADVNRERKRLLVKDTLRRVLKQGISKEMRVLTRNLPFLATCANAAPFIGLFGTVWGIMHSFHSIGLAQSAALATVAPGISEALIATAIGLLVAIPATIFYNYFLGKLNEVESGMVDFAGAFLNRAEREIAWASKGD; encoded by the coding sequence ATGAATTTTCTGCCCGAGAGCGACATTCTTTCCCTGCTGATGGGAGCGACCCTGGCCGTGAAGCTGGTGATGCTTTTCCTGGCCTGCATGTCCCTGTGGAGCTGGACCATCATTTTCTTCAAGTTTTTCTCCATCGGCTCGGCCCGCAAGAAGGTCATGGCAGGGTATGAGGCGTTCATGGACGCCGGGGACCTGACCAGCGGCCTCAAGGGGCTGGGCGACAAGGAAAATTCCCCGCTGTCCAGGGTGTCCTCCCTGGCCGTGAAGGAATTCCGGCTGCTGGAGAAGGCGGACGTCAACCGCGAGCGCAAACGCCTTCTGGTCAAGGACACGCTTCGGCGGGTACTCAAGCAGGGCATCTCCAAGGAGATGCGCGTGCTGACCCGCAACCTGCCTTTTCTGGCCACCTGCGCCAACGCGGCCCCGTTCATCGGCCTGTTCGGCACGGTCTGGGGCATCATGCACTCCTTCCACTCCATCGGCCTGGCCCAGAGCGCGGCCCTGGCCACGGTGGCGCCGGGCATCTCCGAGGCGCTCATCGCCACGGCCATCGGGTTGCTGGTCGCCATCCCGGCCACGATTTTCTACAACTATTTCCTGGGCAAGCTGAACGAGGTGGAGTCCGGCATGGTGGACTTCGCGGGCGCGTTCCTGAACCGCGCCGAGCGCGAGATCGCCTGGGCCTCCAAGGGGGACTAG
- the tolR gene encoding protein TolR produces MAIKTGGGFLNEINVTPFVDVMLVLLIIFMVTAPLMTQGVEVDLPTTRTVKNLPQDSEHLILSVKKDGTLFLDEYQVGLDELQAHLKQLVAKQKKQLFLRADKEVAYGTVVRVMGEIKSAGIDRLGIVAEQEKDKKK; encoded by the coding sequence ATGGCCATAAAAACCGGCGGCGGCTTCCTCAACGAAATCAACGTCACGCCTTTCGTGGACGTGATGCTGGTGTTGCTGATCATCTTCATGGTCACGGCCCCGCTCATGACCCAGGGCGTGGAGGTGGATTTGCCCACCACGCGGACGGTCAAGAACCTGCCCCAGGATTCCGAGCATCTGATCCTGTCGGTGAAGAAGGACGGCACCCTGTTCCTGGACGAATACCAGGTGGGACTGGACGAGCTGCAGGCTCACCTCAAGCAGTTGGTGGCCAAGCAGAAGAAGCAGCTGTTCCTGCGCGCCGACAAGGAGGTCGCCTACGGCACGGTGGTCCGCGTCATGGGCGAAATCAAGTCTGCGGGCATCGACCGGCTCGGCATCGTGGCCGAGCAGGAAAAGGACAAGAAGAAGTAA
- a CDS encoding alpha/beta hydrolase family protein, which yields MRNALSWLLSILLHVAMALFLLHSVQLEPLFLEKILEVDLTQVEEPEPIIPMPVPEPVPMEQPVAEAAEELPAAAPLPMDKTVVLDDSPPLPPEPEPLAEPEPEPEAVEISTQKTLPPEEELAEDGKPKKIVVRKDITVHRGHEARFGRAMMGDYFSYSSKEFSGHFKTKDNRTISIIDARDTQYGRFLIYDSKNKTLRRLKQAFGKYVYTIGPSLYADEPVQGSVTFLAKNDRIERFILMTDDDRIAHYPRKVHVREQDTSFPGPAGDIDGSLTRPPYGDGHPGVVVVHGTACVDRGLVQGFTRSLSMFNLATLSFTPRGCSGDDPKPATEADLIEDAVAARAHMAGLSQLDAARVGLWGNGQGVPAALRAAAPAKAPFVVCLISDSLNPDAMPDDETLAALDMPVLWFITGRDTARWRSLIATLEALRDKDKKPFTIIVAPLKASQEVLSAEGDQSGWVEQVADNHASLAVSWIGNLKP from the coding sequence ATGCGAAACGCGCTGAGCTGGCTCCTCTCCATCCTCCTGCACGTCGCCATGGCGTTGTTCCTGCTGCATTCCGTGCAGCTGGAGCCCCTGTTCCTGGAAAAAATCCTGGAAGTGGACCTGACCCAGGTGGAGGAGCCCGAGCCCATCATCCCCATGCCCGTGCCGGAACCGGTCCCCATGGAGCAGCCCGTGGCCGAGGCCGCCGAGGAACTGCCGGCAGCCGCGCCCCTGCCCATGGACAAGACCGTGGTCCTGGACGACTCGCCGCCCCTGCCGCCGGAGCCGGAACCCCTGGCCGAGCCAGAACCAGAGCCCGAGGCCGTGGAGATCAGCACGCAGAAAACCCTGCCGCCCGAGGAAGAGCTAGCCGAGGACGGCAAGCCCAAAAAGATCGTCGTCCGCAAGGACATCACGGTCCATCGCGGCCATGAGGCCCGGTTCGGACGGGCCATGATGGGCGACTACTTCTCCTACTCGTCAAAGGAGTTCTCCGGCCACTTCAAGACCAAGGACAACCGGACCATCTCCATCATCGACGCCCGCGACACCCAGTACGGGCGGTTCCTGATCTACGATTCCAAGAACAAGACCCTGCGTCGGCTCAAGCAGGCGTTCGGCAAATACGTCTACACCATCGGCCCTTCCCTGTACGCCGACGAACCGGTCCAGGGATCAGTCACCTTCCTGGCCAAGAACGACCGCATCGAGCGGTTCATCCTGATGACCGACGACGACCGCATCGCCCACTACCCGCGCAAGGTCCACGTCCGGGAACAGGACACCTCCTTCCCCGGCCCGGCGGGCGACATCGACGGCTCGCTGACCCGCCCGCCCTACGGCGACGGCCATCCGGGAGTGGTGGTCGTCCACGGTACGGCCTGCGTGGACCGGGGACTGGTCCAGGGTTTCACCCGCTCCCTGTCCATGTTCAACCTGGCCACCCTGTCCTTCACCCCCAGGGGATGCTCGGGGGATGACCCGAAACCGGCCACGGAAGCGGACCTGATCGAAGACGCCGTGGCCGCCCGCGCCCACATGGCCGGCCTGAGCCAGCTCGACGCCGCCCGGGTGGGCCTCTGGGGCAACGGGCAGGGCGTCCCCGCAGCCCTCCGCGCAGCGGCACCGGCCAAGGCTCCTTTCGTGGTCTGCCTGATCTCCGACTCCCTGAATCCCGACGCCATGCCGGACGACGAAACCCTGGCCGCGCTGGACATGCCCGTATTGTGGTTCATCACCGGCAGGGATACGGCCCGTTGGCGTTCACTGATCGCCACCCTGGAAGCACTCCGCGACAAGGACAAGAAACCCTTCACCATCATCGTGGCCCCGCTCAAGGCGAGCCAGGAAGTGCTTTCAGCCGAAGGCGACCAGTCGGGCTGGGTGGAACAGGTAGCCGACAACCACGCCTCCCTGGCCGTATCCTGGATCGGGAATCTGAAGCCGTAG
- a CDS encoding PAS domain-containing sensor histidine kinase: MKKESTGNTHGGPLAADSSGNVNPHLFEQMLDASGVAMAIRDSRLSPLFANQAFRDFYGHTLEYILTTPKEVALPADTISLYSDDIQPAMAAGLTWEGTYDIRTLAGETRKVWGRFTPVLDDDAALTHVISIMRDATDFERMRKTLTQTERHFSFLAENPSDCLFRVRLSNGRCDYISPAIESITGYRPQEFYDTPKLFRRLFPDAWRGTIGQWWQELRQGISRYDYELPLIHRDGTRKWVHQRIKVIFDDQGDPVAVEGIITNITDRHKTEEALAAARKSLNFISNSTSDIFFRLRIPEGTYDYLSPSVERFSGYTMEEYEADPRLIKNIFHPDWKGYFQETWGELLRGEVRPVYEFQFIHKSGEIRWASQRVVLHKDEHGNPIAIEGIATDITERRMAEEAARESESRFRALFEEAPISLWEEDLTDLKAYFDELKDRGIANFRQFFYDNPDALAHCAGLVKVVDVNKATLDLLGARDKDELFGNLEKVLTESSMAAFTEEMILLASGGCEYCGEITHRTLDGETIWVMVHFFVPPEYADSLSRVIVSLLDVTPRKKAEEALMDSEERYRILAENSREGVIVVQGEEVKYINERMSEIIERDIRELDRATLIKAIHPEDRDRVLSQLEGLLSGSRNEAFASLRAVTSRGATRWLTLTARPIMWDGNEARLEILTDVTHHKTLETELLRAHAEMEDRIRKRTAELSEANVRLKAVAEERGKAQERILSLTQQLIRIQEDERQRISRDLHDNVAQDLSSIMLKMETLFDDQGDVNNELRGRRKNVTDILHKAIASVRDIAYGLRPPALEQLGLAGALKNLCKDVASKHSCNVDFFATGIEDIPMDFDAEINIYRMIQEAVRNITRHAEATRATIRMVASHPDILIRIEDNGCGFDLNRRLEQAVREKRMGVRSMEERSRLVGGTLEIQSLPGTGTRVLFKIPIETARRRD; the protein is encoded by the coding sequence ATGAAAAAAGAGTCGACAGGCAACACGCATGGCGGGCCGCTTGCCGCAGATTCAAGCGGAAACGTCAACCCTCACCTCTTCGAGCAGATGCTCGACGCTTCGGGCGTGGCCATGGCCATCCGGGACTCCCGGCTCTCGCCGCTCTTCGCCAACCAGGCGTTCCGGGATTTTTACGGCCACACCCTGGAGTACATCTTGACCACGCCCAAGGAGGTCGCTCTCCCGGCGGACACCATCTCCCTGTACTCGGATGATATCCAGCCCGCCATGGCCGCAGGGCTGACCTGGGAAGGCACCTATGACATCCGCACCCTGGCCGGAGAAACACGCAAGGTGTGGGGCCGCTTCACCCCGGTCCTGGACGACGACGCCGCGCTGACACACGTCATCTCGATCATGCGGGACGCCACGGATTTCGAGCGGATGCGCAAGACCCTGACCCAGACCGAGCGCCACTTCAGCTTCCTGGCCGAAAACCCCAGCGACTGCCTGTTCCGCGTCCGGCTGTCCAACGGCCGTTGCGACTACATCAGCCCTGCCATCGAGTCCATCACCGGATACCGCCCGCAGGAATTCTACGACACGCCCAAGCTGTTTCGCCGACTTTTCCCCGATGCCTGGCGGGGCACCATCGGCCAGTGGTGGCAGGAACTCAGGCAGGGCATCTCCCGATATGATTACGAACTCCCCCTTATCCACCGGGACGGAACCCGCAAATGGGTTCACCAGCGCATCAAGGTCATCTTCGACGATCAGGGGGACCCGGTCGCCGTTGAGGGCATCATCACGAACATCACGGACCGACACAAGACCGAAGAGGCCCTGGCCGCCGCGCGCAAGAGCCTCAACTTCATCTCCAACTCAACCAGCGACATCTTCTTCCGCCTCAGGATTCCCGAAGGAACATACGACTACCTGAGCCCCTCGGTGGAACGGTTTTCCGGGTACACCATGGAGGAATACGAAGCCGATCCGCGACTCATCAAGAACATCTTCCATCCTGACTGGAAGGGCTACTTTCAGGAAACATGGGGAGAGCTGCTCAGAGGGGAAGTCCGCCCGGTATATGAATTCCAGTTCATCCATAAGTCCGGGGAAATCCGCTGGGCCAGCCAGCGCGTCGTCCTGCACAAGGACGAGCACGGCAATCCCATAGCCATCGAAGGCATCGCCACGGACATCACCGAGAGGAGGATGGCCGAAGAGGCGGCCAGGGAGAGCGAGAGCCGGTTCCGCGCCCTGTTCGAAGAAGCGCCCATATCCCTGTGGGAAGAGGACCTGACCGATCTCAAGGCCTATTTCGACGAACTCAAGGACCGGGGGATCGCCAACTTCCGGCAGTTCTTCTACGACAATCCGGACGCCCTGGCCCACTGTGCCGGGCTGGTAAAGGTGGTGGACGTCAACAAGGCCACCCTGGACCTGCTCGGCGCACGGGACAAGGACGAGCTCTTCGGCAACCTGGAAAAGGTCCTGACCGAAAGCTCCATGGCCGCCTTCACCGAGGAAATGATCCTGCTCGCCTCGGGCGGGTGCGAGTACTGCGGCGAGATCACGCACCGCACCCTGGACGGCGAGACCATCTGGGTGATGGTCCACTTTTTCGTGCCGCCGGAATACGCGGATTCCCTTTCCCGCGTCATCGTCTCGCTGCTGGACGTGACCCCGAGGAAGAAGGCCGAAGAAGCCCTCATGGATTCCGAGGAGCGATACCGCATCCTGGCCGAGAACTCGCGGGAAGGCGTGATCGTGGTCCAGGGGGAGGAAGTCAAGTACATCAATGAAAGGATGTCCGAGATTATCGAACGGGACATCAGGGAGCTGGACAGGGCCACCCTCATCAAGGCGATCCACCCCGAGGACAGGGACCGGGTTTTGTCCCAGCTGGAAGGACTTTTGTCGGGCTCGAGGAATGAAGCCTTCGCCTCGCTCAGGGCCGTGACCTCACGCGGCGCGACGAGGTGGCTGACCCTAACGGCCAGGCCGATCATGTGGGACGGGAATGAAGCCCGGCTGGAAATCCTCACCGACGTCACCCATCACAAGACCCTGGAAACGGAACTGCTCCGCGCCCACGCGGAAATGGAAGACCGTATCAGGAAGCGCACGGCCGAGCTCTCCGAAGCCAACGTCCGGCTCAAGGCCGTGGCCGAGGAACGGGGCAAGGCGCAGGAACGCATCCTGTCCCTGACGCAACAGCTCATCCGCATCCAGGAAGACGAACGGCAGCGCATTTCCCGCGACCTGCACGACAACGTGGCCCAGGACCTCTCCTCGATCATGCTCAAGATGGAAACCCTGTTTGACGACCAGGGAGACGTGAACAACGAGCTCCGGGGCAGGAGAAAAAACGTCACCGACATCCTGCACAAGGCCATCGCCTCGGTCCGGGACATCGCCTACGGCCTCCGCCCGCCCGCGCTGGAGCAGCTCGGACTGGCGGGCGCGCTGAAAAATCTTTGCAAAGACGTGGCCTCCAAACACAGCTGCAACGTTGACTTTTTTGCCACGGGAATCGAGGATATCCCCATGGACTTCGATGCGGAGATCAACATCTACCGCATGATTCAGGAGGCCGTGCGCAACATCACCCGGCATGCCGAAGCCACCAGGGCCACCATCCGCATGGTTGCCAGCCACCCCGATATCCTCATCCGAATCGAGGACAACGGCTGCGGGTTCGACCTCAATCGACGACTGGAGCAGGCTGTGAGGGAAAAGAGGATGGGCGTGCGGAGCATGGAAGAGCGGTCGCGCCTCGTCGGCGGCACACTGGAAATTCAATCCCTGCCCGGAACGGGCACGAGGGTACTTTTTAAAATACCCATAGAAACCGCCAGGAGGCGCGACTAA
- a CDS encoding response regulator, with the protein MEIMIVDDHPLFREGLKTIVSRDKKYSVCAEAGSGREGLEMARKHRPDIMLVDISMPDKSGIQMIRELKEALPDTRFVIISMHSEADYIVEAFRAGATGYMVKESAAAQLLKGLDTVASGELFLDNALSQEVVFRLLQNNSDSPKGANDPYSSLTPREQEVMRMLAEGLSPKDVAKQLFISPKTVENHRTNLMKKLELKSTVELLRYAARLGLIDLETWAI; encoded by the coding sequence ATGGAAATCATGATCGTGGACGACCACCCCCTGTTCAGGGAAGGGCTCAAGACCATTGTCAGCCGGGACAAGAAATACTCCGTCTGCGCCGAAGCGGGAAGCGGCCGGGAAGGCCTGGAAATGGCCAGGAAACACCGCCCGGACATCATGCTCGTGGACATCTCCATGCCCGACAAAAGCGGCATCCAGATGATACGCGAGCTCAAGGAGGCCCTGCCGGACACCCGTTTCGTCATCATATCCATGCATTCCGAAGCCGACTACATCGTCGAAGCATTCAGGGCCGGGGCCACCGGCTACATGGTCAAGGAGTCCGCCGCCGCCCAACTGCTCAAGGGGCTGGACACCGTGGCTTCCGGCGAACTCTTCCTGGACAACGCGCTGTCCCAGGAGGTGGTCTTCCGGCTGCTGCAAAACAACTCGGATTCCCCGAAAGGGGCCAACGACCCCTATTCCTCCCTGACCCCCCGCGAACAGGAGGTCATGCGCATGCTGGCCGAGGGGCTCTCCCCCAAGGACGTGGCCAAGCAACTCTTCATCAGCCCGAAGACCGTGGAAAACCACCGCACCAACCTGATGAAGAAGCTCGAGCTGAAAAGCACGGTGGAACTGCTGCGTTATGCGGCCCGCCTCGGCCTCATCGACCTGGAAACCTGGGCCATCTGA
- a CDS encoding Hsp20/alpha crystallin family protein: MSEIAKTNEKSLPKYRPATDILEREDGFYIYIDMPGVRKEDMVIDLQEDELTVSGKTTLAPAEGEKFLEMQFGDCEYVRSISISDIVDRERIKASLEGGVLQLHLPKVEKVQPKRISIAQG, translated from the coding sequence ATGAGTGAAATAGCCAAGACCAACGAAAAGAGTCTGCCCAAGTATCGTCCGGCCACGGACATCCTTGAGCGAGAGGATGGCTTCTACATCTACATCGACATGCCCGGCGTGAGGAAGGAGGACATGGTCATCGACCTGCAGGAGGACGAACTGACCGTGTCCGGCAAGACAACCCTTGCCCCGGCTGAGGGTGAAAAGTTCCTGGAAATGCAGTTCGGCGACTGCGAATACGTCCGGTCCATCTCCATCTCCGACATCGTGGACAGGGAGCGGATCAAGGCCAGCCTGGAGGGCGGCGTGCTCCAACTGCACCTGCCCAAGGTCGAAAAGGTCCAGCCCAAGCGGATATCCATCGCACAGGGGTAG
- a CDS encoding Hsp20/alpha crystallin family protein, with amino-acid sequence MVIDFNTLYNFPSRLDRVFEEFLRSPMGDDRRLAYPPLNLSSDDEHIYVRAEIPGMSIDDVELTLTDKTLVLKGERGAPQGKYYRQERPSGVFHRVVNIGVPVDRDKVSASMKDGVLTVTLPKSEEIKPRTISIDVG; translated from the coding sequence ATGGTTATAGACTTCAATACGCTGTACAATTTCCCGTCAAGGCTCGACAGGGTATTCGAGGAATTTTTGCGTTCGCCCATGGGTGATGATCGCCGTCTGGCCTACCCTCCGCTCAATCTGAGCAGCGACGACGAACACATTTATGTGCGGGCGGAGATTCCCGGAATGTCCATCGACGACGTGGAGCTGACCCTGACGGACAAGACGCTGGTGCTCAAGGGCGAGCGCGGTGCACCTCAGGGAAAGTACTACCGGCAGGAGCGCCCCAGCGGCGTTTTCCACAGGGTTGTCAACATCGGCGTCCCGGTTGACAGGGACAAGGTTTCCGCCTCCATGAAGGACGGCGTTCTGACCGTGACCCTGCCCAAGTCCGAGGAGATCAAGCCGCGCACCATCAGCATCGACGTGGGTTAA
- a CDS encoding Trm112 family protein — translation MTMKKELLDILACPKCKGKVALKPAGDGLACPACKVVYPVKDDIPVMLTDQAVPEKDWTGSK, via the coding sequence ATGACCATGAAGAAAGAACTGCTGGATATTCTGGCCTGTCCCAAATGCAAGGGCAAGGTGGCCCTGAAGCCCGCCGGTGACGGCCTTGCCTGCCCGGCCTGCAAGGTGGTCTACCCGGTCAAGGACGACATCCCGGTCATGCTCACGGACCAGGCCGTCCCGGAAAAGGACTGGACCGGTTCGAAATAG
- a CDS encoding PHP domain-containing protein — MSIDLHTHSTASDGTLSPTELVKLAKDSGLDAIAITDHDTFQGVPEALAAGEKYGIEVIPGTELSLESPEGAGWIHVVGLWLPEEAPELQKALDWVIEGRANRNHEIVDKLRKLGVNTTYEAIAARAKGTVGRPHFAQELLALGVVSSIDEAFKVWLGDHGRAYVPKRKLTPEQALPILNNIGATSILAHPFALNLNHAETERVVKDLMGLGLDGIEVYYSEHSDADTKAYGEMAERLGLLKSGGSDFHGTNKPKISLGKGKGALHVPYEILEKMKENRRAKGLPV; from the coding sequence ATGAGCATAGACCTTCACACCCATTCCACCGCTTCCGACGGCACCCTGTCCCCCACCGAACTGGTCAAGCTGGCCAAGGATTCCGGCCTGGACGCCATCGCCATCACCGACCACGACACCTTCCAGGGCGTCCCCGAGGCGCTGGCGGCAGGGGAAAAATACGGCATCGAAGTCATTCCCGGCACCGAACTCAGCCTGGAATCCCCCGAGGGCGCCGGCTGGATTCACGTGGTCGGCCTGTGGCTGCCCGAAGAGGCCCCGGAACTCCAAAAAGCCCTGGATTGGGTCATCGAGGGACGGGCCAACCGCAACCACGAGATCGTGGACAAGCTCCGCAAGCTTGGCGTGAATACCACCTACGAAGCCATCGCCGCCCGGGCCAAAGGAACCGTGGGCCGTCCCCACTTCGCCCAGGAGCTGCTGGCGCTGGGCGTGGTCTCGTCCATCGACGAGGCCTTCAAGGTCTGGCTCGGCGACCACGGCCGCGCCTACGTGCCCAAACGCAAGCTCACCCCGGAACAGGCCTTGCCCATCCTGAACAACATAGGGGCCACCTCCATCCTGGCCCACCCGTTTGCCCTGAATCTCAATCATGCCGAGACCGAAAGGGTCGTCAAGGACCTGATGGGACTCGGCCTGGACGGCATCGAGGTCTACTACTCCGAGCATTCGGACGCCGACACCAAGGCCTACGGCGAAATGGCCGAACGCCTCGGACTGCTCAAATCCGGCGGGTCCGACTTCCACGGCACCAACAAACCCAAGATCTCCCTGGGCAAGGGCAAGGGTGCGCTCCACGTCCCCTACGAAATCCTTGAAAAGATGAAAGAAAACCGCCGGGCCAAGGGGCTGCCCGTCTAG